A section of the Mycolicibacterium anyangense genome encodes:
- a CDS encoding glycoside hydrolase family 2 protein — MPGGFVLPWVGRIAAAALVVLALIATGTAPAQAVVMFHPKPALLPTPWTKFVGTGNALPDYPRPQMVRADWLNLNGVWGYTGRSAGAALPAPPPPGAYREQVLVPYPVESALSGIGRHDDEMWYRKVFTLPSGWQGRRILLHFGAVDQIATVWVNGQQVAHHEGGYTEFSADITPALRRAGRHEIVVRAQDRNEANPFPVGKQRNDPEGLFYTGASGIWQTVWLEPVRPAHIDKLDITPDLTGLTLRPRTAGTTDQRVVALLSERGGRVVASSSGPAGAPLRLTVAAPRLWTPDDPYLYDLTVAVVSPAGRVLDAVSSYAGLRTIGTVRDPKGRPRIALNGRTTFLHGPLDQGYWPDGIYTAPTDDALRSDLQRTKEFGMNFVRKHAKVEPARWYYWADTLGLLVWQDMPSLDVSLDIPVGPAPEPSPAAKANFERELLAMIDQLRSVTSIVGWVPFNEGWGEFDTARIANLVKTADPTRMVDANSGVNCCKSRPDSRAGDIYDDHTYVGPGKTSVPGDPRVRVDGEYGGLGLVLDHNRWPGRPQAYELARRPDQLTARYVAVSRALEAQVRAGGLSGAIYTQTTDVENEVNGFLSYDRWVVKMPIPVVAERNRAVIAAGTPAMPPPDVRR; from the coding sequence ATGCCCGGTGGCTTCGTGCTGCCCTGGGTCGGTCGCATCGCGGCCGCCGCGCTGGTCGTGCTGGCGCTCATCGCCACCGGCACCGCGCCGGCGCAGGCCGTCGTGATGTTCCACCCGAAGCCCGCCCTGCTGCCCACGCCGTGGACCAAGTTCGTCGGGACCGGTAACGCCCTACCTGACTATCCGCGCCCGCAGATGGTGCGCGCCGACTGGCTCAACCTCAACGGCGTCTGGGGCTACACCGGCCGGTCGGCCGGAGCCGCACTACCCGCGCCACCGCCGCCGGGGGCCTACCGGGAACAGGTGCTGGTGCCCTACCCGGTGGAGTCGGCGCTGTCCGGCATCGGCAGACATGACGACGAGATGTGGTATCGAAAGGTGTTCACGCTGCCCAGCGGTTGGCAGGGCCGGCGCATCCTGCTGCACTTCGGTGCCGTCGACCAGATCGCCACTGTATGGGTCAACGGTCAGCAGGTGGCCCACCACGAGGGCGGCTACACCGAGTTCAGCGCCGATATCACCCCGGCGTTGCGGCGGGCCGGGCGCCACGAGATCGTGGTGCGCGCGCAGGACCGCAACGAAGCCAACCCGTTTCCGGTGGGCAAGCAGCGCAACGATCCCGAGGGTCTGTTCTACACGGGCGCTTCGGGCATCTGGCAGACCGTCTGGCTGGAACCGGTGCGTCCCGCCCACATCGACAAGCTCGACATCACCCCGGACCTCACCGGCCTGACGCTGCGCCCGAGAACCGCAGGCACCACCGACCAGCGGGTGGTGGCGCTGCTCTCCGAACGCGGCGGCCGGGTGGTCGCGAGCTCGTCGGGTCCGGCCGGTGCACCGCTTCGCCTCACGGTTGCGGCACCCCGGCTGTGGACGCCCGACGATCCCTACCTCTACGACCTGACGGTGGCAGTGGTCAGTCCGGCCGGCAGGGTGCTCGACGCGGTGTCCAGTTACGCCGGGCTGCGCACCATCGGCACTGTCCGCGACCCCAAGGGCCGCCCGCGGATCGCGCTCAACGGCCGCACCACTTTCCTACACGGCCCACTCGACCAGGGCTACTGGCCCGACGGTATCTACACCGCGCCCACCGACGACGCCCTGCGTTCCGATCTGCAGCGCACCAAGGAGTTCGGGATGAACTTCGTGCGCAAGCATGCCAAGGTCGAACCGGCGCGCTGGTACTACTGGGCCGACACCCTGGGCCTGCTGGTCTGGCAGGACATGCCGTCGCTCGATGTCTCACTCGACATTCCGGTGGGCCCCGCGCCGGAGCCGTCCCCGGCGGCCAAGGCCAACTTCGAACGCGAACTGCTGGCGATGATCGACCAGCTGCGCAGCGTCACCTCGATCGTCGGCTGGGTGCCGTTCAACGAAGGGTGGGGCGAGTTCGACACCGCCCGTATCGCCAATCTGGTGAAGACGGCCGACCCGACTCGGATGGTGGACGCCAACAGCGGGGTCAACTGCTGCAAGTCGCGGCCCGACAGCCGCGCCGGTGACATCTACGACGACCACACCTACGTCGGCCCAGGAAAGACGTCCGTGCCCGGCGACCCGAGGGTGCGGGTCGACGGCGAGTACGGCGGCCTCGGGCTGGTGTTGGACCATAACCGGTGGCCGGGCCGTCCGCAGGCCTATGAACTGGCCCGCCGTCCCGACCAGCTCACCGCGCGCTACGTCGCGGTGAGCCGCGCCCTGGAAGCCCAGGTGCGTGCCGGTGGCCTCTCGGGTGCCATCTACACCCAGACCACCGATGTCGAGAACGAGGTCAACGGCTTCCTCAGCTACGACAGGTGGGTGGTCAAGATGCCGATACCCGTTGTCGCCGAACGAAATCGGGCCGTCATCGCCGCCGGAACGCCGGCCATGCCACCGCCGGACGTCCGCCGCTGA
- a CDS encoding CobW family GTP-binding protein, producing the protein MAIPVIALTGYLGAGKTTLLNHVLRTPRARVGVVINDFGEINVDAGLISGQIDEPASIAGGCICCLPEDGQLDAALARLADPRLRLDAIIVEASGLADPAALARIIGFSEIGGVRDGGVVDVIDAARHFETVDCGGVAPARYGAATLVVVNKLDQVPQPERAATLHRIEDRVRERNSRAYVVGVSEGRIDPALLYDVAAAVDEGGQLSFRDAFVDEPSDVHHHVHADAVTVTAQTPVDTERLLELLEAPPPGVYRIKGQVAVRHRSAGRTVVVNVVGPSVHLARGAASGTRSDLVAIGMHLDVEAVRTRLHEALRPADGPPSTMAARRLQRHLSGG; encoded by the coding sequence ATGGCGATTCCGGTCATCGCACTCACCGGTTATCTCGGTGCGGGGAAGACGACGCTGCTCAACCACGTACTGCGCACGCCGCGGGCAAGGGTCGGTGTGGTGATCAACGACTTCGGCGAGATCAACGTCGACGCGGGCTTGATCAGCGGCCAGATCGACGAGCCCGCCTCGATCGCCGGCGGCTGCATCTGCTGCCTGCCCGAGGACGGTCAACTCGATGCGGCGCTGGCGCGGCTGGCCGATCCGCGGCTGCGCCTGGACGCGATCATCGTCGAGGCCAGCGGGCTGGCCGACCCGGCCGCGCTGGCCCGCATCATCGGCTTCAGCGAGATCGGCGGGGTGCGCGACGGCGGTGTGGTCGACGTCATCGACGCGGCCCGGCATTTCGAGACCGTCGACTGCGGCGGGGTGGCCCCGGCCCGCTACGGTGCGGCCACGCTGGTGGTGGTCAACAAGCTGGACCAGGTCCCGCAGCCCGAGCGCGCCGCCACGCTGCACCGCATCGAAGACCGGGTGCGCGAACGCAACTCGCGCGCCTACGTCGTCGGGGTCAGCGAGGGCCGGATCGATCCGGCCCTGCTCTACGACGTCGCCGCAGCGGTCGACGAAGGAGGTCAGCTGTCGTTCCGCGACGCGTTCGTCGACGAACCGTCAGACGTCCATCATCACGTCCACGCCGATGCGGTGACCGTGACGGCGCAGACGCCAGTGGACACCGAACGTCTGCTCGAGCTGTTGGAGGCACCGCCGCCCGGGGTGTACCGGATCAAGGGGCAGGTGGCGGTGCGGCACCGGTCAGCCGGGCGCACCGTCGTCGTCAACGTCGTCGGGCCGTCGGTTCACCTGGCGCGCGGGGCAGCGTCGGGGACGCGCAGCGACCTGGTGGCCATCGGGATGCACCTGGACGTCGAGGCGGTGCGCACCCGGCTGCACGAGGCGCTACGCCCCGCGGACGGCCCGCCGTCCACGATGGCAGCCCGCCGGCTGCAACGGCACCTGAGCGGAGGGTGA
- the zwf gene encoding glucose-6-phosphate dehydrogenase, giving the protein MDTDKPQIAYPSPGSRPRRREQEPLAPHVIVLFGATGDLAKRKLLPGMAYLVKSALAPAIQVVGTSLEDLTVEEFRAIAREAIDDFGSHKLSDAEWAEFASRVTYVPQSAGPQALAAAVATAEEALGAGVRRLHYLSVPPKAAQAVITMLKEADLVARSRVVMEKPFGTDLASAIQLNDFVHKTFRESQIFRIDHFLGKEAAQNILAFRFANGLFEPIWNRNFIDHIQIDIPEKLGLDNRANFYESTGAYKDMVVTHLFQVMAFVVMEPPTALEPRAISEEKNKVFRSMLPIDTANVVRGQYTGYRDEEGVARDSDTETFIALKVGIDNWRWAGVPIYLRTGKRMAEGQRIISIAFKEAPRTMFPPGSGVGSQGPDHLTFDLADASKVSLSFYGKRPGPGMKLEKLSMQFSTQETDYSDDVLEAYERLILDAMRGDHTLFTTAEGIESLWERSADLLEDPPAVKMYAQDTWGPNAIHQLIAPNSWRLPFERVWREKK; this is encoded by the coding sequence GTGGACACTGACAAGCCGCAGATCGCCTACCCCTCTCCCGGTTCGCGGCCCCGCCGCCGCGAACAGGAGCCGCTGGCTCCTCATGTGATCGTGCTGTTCGGTGCAACCGGAGATCTGGCCAAACGCAAGCTGCTTCCGGGGATGGCCTACCTGGTGAAGTCGGCGCTGGCGCCGGCCATCCAGGTGGTCGGCACCTCGCTGGAGGATCTCACCGTCGAAGAGTTCCGGGCGATCGCCCGCGAGGCCATCGACGACTTCGGTAGCCACAAGCTCAGCGACGCGGAGTGGGCGGAGTTCGCCAGCCGGGTCACCTACGTTCCGCAGAGCGCCGGGCCGCAAGCCCTCGCCGCAGCGGTGGCCACCGCCGAGGAGGCGCTCGGCGCCGGGGTGCGCCGACTGCACTACCTGTCGGTGCCGCCCAAGGCCGCGCAGGCGGTGATCACGATGCTCAAGGAGGCCGACCTGGTGGCCCGCTCGCGGGTGGTCATGGAGAAGCCGTTCGGCACCGACCTGGCCAGCGCGATCCAACTCAACGACTTCGTGCACAAGACGTTCCGCGAATCGCAGATCTTCCGCATCGACCACTTCCTGGGCAAGGAGGCCGCGCAGAACATCCTGGCGTTCCGGTTCGCCAACGGGTTGTTCGAGCCGATCTGGAACCGCAACTTCATCGACCACATCCAGATCGACATCCCCGAGAAGCTGGGCCTGGACAACCGGGCCAACTTCTACGAGAGCACCGGCGCCTACAAGGACATGGTGGTCACCCATCTGTTCCAGGTGATGGCCTTCGTGGTGATGGAACCGCCCACCGCGCTCGAGCCCCGGGCGATCAGCGAGGAGAAGAACAAGGTCTTCCGCTCCATGCTGCCCATCGACACCGCGAACGTGGTCCGCGGCCAGTACACCGGGTACCGCGACGAGGAGGGTGTGGCGCGGGATTCCGACACCGAGACGTTCATCGCGCTCAAGGTCGGGATCGACAACTGGCGGTGGGCCGGGGTGCCGATCTATCTGCGCACCGGCAAGCGAATGGCCGAGGGCCAGCGGATCATCTCGATCGCCTTCAAAGAGGCACCGCGCACCATGTTCCCGCCGGGCTCCGGTGTCGGCTCGCAGGGCCCGGACCACCTGACCTTCGACCTGGCCGACGCCTCGAAGGTGTCGTTGTCGTTCTACGGCAAGCGCCCCGGCCCGGGGATGAAGCTGGAGAAGCTGTCCATGCAGTTCTCCACCCAGGAGACCGACTACTCCGACGACGTTCTCGAGGCCTACGAGCGATTGATCCTCGACGCCATGCGCGGCGACCACACCCTGTTCACCACCGCCGAGGGCATCGAATCGCTGTGGGAGCGTTCAGCGGACCTGCTGGAGGACCCGCCGGCGGTGAAGATGTACGCCCAGGACACCTGGGGCCCCAACGCCATTCACCAGCTGATCGCCCCGAACAGCTGGCGGTTGCCGTTCGAGCGGGTGTGGCGGGAGAAGAAGTAG
- a CDS encoding flavin reductase family protein: MAGSDAHYFRPAEGTGLPHNPFNAIVGPRPIGWISTQASDGTRNLAPYSFFNGFNYYPPIVGFSSVGWKDSVANIEATGDFVWNLATRDLADQMNQTSASVPADVDEFGVAGLTAIAASLVSSPMVLESPVNFECKLSQLIRLTSAAGDALDTWMVLGEVVAVHIDRDHLVDGIYNTAGPRPILRAGGPAGYFEIGPDAGFLMPRPD, from the coding sequence ATGGCCGGCAGCGACGCACACTATTTCCGCCCCGCCGAGGGCACCGGTCTACCGCACAATCCGTTCAATGCCATCGTGGGGCCACGCCCGATCGGCTGGATCTCCACCCAGGCCTCCGACGGAACGAGGAACCTGGCTCCGTACAGCTTCTTCAACGGCTTCAACTACTACCCGCCGATCGTCGGGTTCTCCTCCGTCGGATGGAAGGACAGCGTCGCCAACATCGAGGCCACCGGTGACTTCGTCTGGAATCTCGCCACCCGCGACCTCGCGGATCAGATGAACCAGACCTCCGCATCGGTGCCGGCCGACGTCGACGAGTTCGGCGTCGCCGGGTTGACCGCGATTGCGGCGTCGCTGGTGAGTTCACCGATGGTGCTCGAAAGCCCGGTGAACTTCGAATGCAAACTGTCCCAACTGATCCGGCTCACCTCGGCTGCCGGCGATGCGTTGGACACCTGGATGGTTCTTGGCGAGGTGGTGGCGGTGCACATCGATCGTGACCACCTCGTCGACGGGATCTACAACACGGCGGGACCGCGCCCCATCCTGCGGGCCGGCGGGCCGGCCGGCTATTTCGAGATCGGCCCGGACGCCGGGTTCCTGATGCCGCGACCGGACTGA
- a CDS encoding GTP-binding protein, whose translation MPTQPPVTVLSGFLGAGKTTLLNHILANREGRRVAVIVNDMSEVNIDAALVAGQGHLDRTEEKLVELTNGCICCTLREDLITSVRELAQQNRFDQIVIESTGISEPMPVAATFSWEFEDGFRLDQVARLDTLVTVVDASTFLTEIARGEALAAREMSAGEGDARSIADLLVDQVEFADVILINKTDLVPEQTCGAVEAMVRRMNPSATIARTDHGIVPLSMVLDTGRFDPVTAANAPGWEEELADGHTPETEEYGISSTTFRAERPFHPQRLGDALGQLRRVLRSKGFCWIASRPSIAAIWSQAGPNLVIEPAQYWSATEIEPGQEIVFIGARLDHAQVHDLLRAALLTDAELAAGQAAWIRYPDPLPEWGITHSHP comes from the coding sequence ATGCCGACCCAGCCCCCCGTCACCGTGCTGTCCGGATTCCTGGGCGCAGGCAAGACCACGCTGCTCAACCACATCCTGGCCAACCGGGAAGGCCGCAGGGTCGCCGTCATCGTCAATGACATGAGCGAGGTCAACATCGACGCCGCCCTGGTGGCCGGACAGGGACACCTCGATCGCACCGAGGAGAAGCTCGTCGAACTCACCAACGGCTGCATCTGCTGCACCCTGCGCGAAGACCTGATCACCTCGGTGCGAGAGTTGGCTCAGCAGAACAGGTTCGACCAGATCGTCATCGAGTCGACCGGGATCTCCGAGCCCATGCCGGTGGCCGCGACCTTCAGCTGGGAATTCGAGGACGGCTTCCGGCTCGACCAGGTGGCCCGCCTCGACACACTCGTCACTGTGGTCGACGCCTCGACGTTCCTCACCGAGATCGCCCGCGGGGAGGCGCTGGCCGCCCGCGAGATGTCCGCCGGCGAGGGTGACGCCCGCAGCATCGCCGACCTGCTGGTGGATCAGGTCGAGTTCGCCGATGTCATTCTGATCAACAAGACCGACCTGGTACCCGAGCAGACTTGCGGGGCGGTCGAGGCGATGGTCCGCCGGATGAATCCCTCGGCCACCATCGCGCGCACCGACCACGGCATCGTCCCCCTGTCGATGGTGCTCGATACCGGCCGGTTCGACCCGGTCACGGCCGCCAACGCGCCGGGCTGGGAGGAGGAGCTCGCCGACGGCCACACCCCCGAGACCGAGGAGTACGGCATCAGCAGCACCACGTTCCGCGCCGAGCGGCCGTTTCATCCCCAGCGGCTCGGTGACGCGCTCGGCCAGCTTCGAAGGGTGTTGCGCAGCAAGGGTTTCTGCTGGATCGCCAGCAGGCCGTCGATCGCCGCGATCTGGTCTCAGGCCGGCCCGAACCTGGTGATCGAGCCCGCGCAGTACTGGTCGGCCACCGAGATCGAGCCCGGCCAGGAGATCGTGTTCATCGGCGCCCGCCTCGATCACGCGCAGGTGCACGACCTGCTGCGCGCAGCATTGCTCACCGATGCCGAACTCGCCGCGGGTCAGGCCGCGTGGATCCGCTATCCCGATCCGCTGCCCGAATGGGGCATCACCCACAGCCACCCGTGA
- a CDS encoding acyl-CoA thioesterase gives MSFVGDQLRAPDNHVLGGHVAAQALIAAAHTAPGRAAHSMHVYFLRAGDARRPADFDVVTLQEGRTFSARRVTARQDGRVLLEAMVSFKVSSGTGDGVEYQPPMPAVPAPDDVPLAPRTITAAYEGDWLSLKWFDRLVIDAEDTTPAWSKIWWRPRGEVPEDPAVVAALVVYLSAATLAGMVTMSRGLRGESAQRGYSVTFHRPADLRDWVLYDKCTPSGTDSLALASGRMFNRDGVLVCTVAQEMYFPPAESRQ, from the coding sequence ATGTCCTTCGTCGGCGACCAACTTCGGGCACCGGACAACCACGTCCTCGGTGGACACGTCGCGGCACAGGCGCTGATCGCCGCCGCGCACACCGCGCCGGGCCGGGCCGCGCACAGCATGCACGTCTACTTCCTGCGAGCCGGTGATGCGCGCCGTCCGGCGGACTTCGACGTCGTCACCCTGCAGGAGGGCCGCACGTTCTCGGCGCGCCGGGTCACCGCCCGCCAGGACGGCCGGGTGCTGCTGGAGGCGATGGTGTCGTTCAAGGTCAGCAGCGGGACCGGCGACGGTGTCGAGTACCAGCCACCGATGCCGGCGGTGCCCGCCCCCGACGACGTCCCGTTGGCGCCCCGCACTATCACCGCTGCCTACGAGGGTGACTGGCTGAGCTTGAAGTGGTTCGACCGCTTGGTCATCGACGCCGAGGACACCACCCCTGCCTGGTCGAAGATCTGGTGGCGCCCACGCGGAGAGGTACCCGAGGATCCGGCCGTGGTCGCCGCACTGGTGGTCTACCTGTCTGCCGCAACATTGGCCGGGATGGTCACCATGTCGCGCGGGTTGCGGGGCGAGTCGGCGCAGCGCGGCTATTCGGTGACTTTCCATCGCCCCGCGGATCTGCGTGACTGGGTGCTTTACGACAAATGCACACCCAGCGGTACCGATTCGCTGGCCCTGGCCAGCGGGCGGATGTTCAACCGCGACGGTGTTCTGGTGTGCACGGTTGCACAGGAGATGTACTTCCCGCCCGCCGAGAGCCGGCAATGA
- a CDS encoding bestrophin-like domain: MSGWIVSHIPPGLLLVGLIVMIAGGAMLLVAVVRRRFPVLTGDEHNDVTKFTYGFIGFIYAFFIGFVVSSMWGQTNSADANARAEGAAAVEMARNLDAFTKTDADRIRASLLRYEQAAIAEWDQGTGVRSPETEAALTQLSAAYRQVDATNDVQKSALSTSMTKFDDISQARTVRLLTARDDTGPPWPLWAVIFLTSTMVVGTVVIYGVEKPGMHYPMVAIVGLIVAANLFLILELSHPFLGGIATTSDPLHEAVSILQN, translated from the coding sequence ATGAGCGGATGGATCGTCAGCCACATCCCGCCGGGGCTTCTCCTGGTCGGATTGATCGTGATGATCGCCGGTGGCGCGATGCTGCTGGTCGCCGTGGTGCGGCGACGGTTCCCCGTCCTGACCGGTGACGAACACAATGACGTCACCAAGTTCACCTACGGGTTCATCGGCTTCATCTACGCCTTCTTCATCGGGTTCGTGGTCTCCTCGATGTGGGGTCAGACCAACAGTGCCGACGCCAATGCCCGCGCCGAGGGCGCGGCCGCCGTCGAAATGGCAAGAAACCTCGATGCATTCACCAAGACCGACGCCGACCGCATCCGAGCCAGCCTGCTGCGCTACGAACAGGCGGCCATCGCCGAGTGGGACCAGGGCACCGGCGTGCGGTCACCGGAGACCGAGGCGGCCCTGACCCAGCTGAGCGCCGCCTACCGGCAGGTCGACGCAACCAACGACGTCCAGAAGAGCGCGCTGTCGACGTCCATGACCAAGTTCGATGACATCAGCCAGGCGCGCACCGTGCGCCTGCTGACCGCGCGTGACGACACCGGACCGCCGTGGCCTTTGTGGGCGGTCATCTTCCTGACCAGCACCATGGTGGTGGGCACCGTGGTGATCTACGGCGTGGAGAAGCCCGGGATGCACTACCCGATGGTCGCGATCGTGGGGCTGATCGTCGCGGCCAATCTGTTCCTCATCCTCGAGCTGTCGCATCCGTTCCTGGGCGGCATCGCGACGACGTCGGATCCCCTGCACGAGGCCGTGTCGATCCTCCAAAACTAA
- a CDS encoding VOC family protein — protein sequence MIQGFSHIGVCVSDLDRSVCFYTEVFGFVVLYRLDFENNEVAATMEQEGKFRSAMLLRDDIRIELLQWVDVATTGSGERKPMTERGLTHLSFRVEDVDGLTEAILAAGGTFLESTRTVLGDVVDPTSGRFIYLTDPDGTRIELMQNVPDLSGISATDIAAAAASG from the coding sequence ATGATCCAGGGCTTCTCCCATATCGGCGTTTGCGTGAGCGATCTCGACCGGTCGGTGTGCTTCTATACCGAGGTATTCGGCTTCGTGGTTCTCTACCGACTCGACTTCGAGAACAACGAGGTCGCCGCCACCATGGAGCAGGAGGGAAAGTTTCGCTCCGCGATGCTGCTGCGCGACGACATCCGGATCGAACTGCTGCAATGGGTGGATGTCGCCACCACCGGATCCGGGGAGCGCAAGCCCATGACCGAACGCGGCCTCACCCATCTGTCCTTCCGTGTCGAGGACGTCGACGGCCTGACCGAGGCCATCCTCGCCGCGGGTGGGACGTTCCTGGAGTCGACGCGCACGGTGCTCGGTGACGTCGTCGATCCGACTTCTGGCCGGTTCATCTATCTGACCGATCCCGACGGCACCCGGATCGAACTCATGCAGAATGTGCCCGACCTGTCGGGGATCAGCGCTACCGATATCGCTGCCGCCGCCGCATCCGGTTAA
- a CDS encoding diguanylate cyclase domain-containing protein, whose product MNGRRAPLPEVVARTRRAAAVIALAIAALGWVGWTTGIEYLTRVDPDWPPITPWTCLLLSVLTAAILLQSGRPGRVRVWIARGAAAAVGVAYLVFLVQNVTGRSWGIDQVWFTETLRPLDMPSPGRPSWQAAVSVLPLATAAGLIRLDRQWVSAVWAACILGSAVIPVVSIVAYLFDATALVYDGPSTGMAMLTAVGALALVVTLSAVRPDRPPLAWLLERHDRAALVRLYGLAIGFPITMALLRLIFLALGCDERSAFALSVLLCTIITMVVGFRLRRGEQDPLIRSEQLAQERAEAEKRYRILADNAVDVIVHLRAGAVEWVSPSVHAALGYREDDWVGLDLRSQIHPDDLAEVVAVVREVAQGNAAAQRLRFRTADGDYRWVDAHAKPYVDADGGTDGVIASLRIVDDRVKVEQQLERLARFDALTGLATRGEAINQLAAALRHPPAVETHLGVLFCDVDRFKSINDTWGHGVGDTVLSTLAARIRHCVRHGDTVGRTGGDEILVVLPGLSGLDQLLEISETIRAQAAEPIAENGETIRATLSIGATLAIPGETVTAVMARADAAMYQAKAGDRNTVVLMEPEESF is encoded by the coding sequence ATGAACGGACGCCGCGCTCCCCTGCCGGAGGTCGTGGCCCGGACTCGGCGGGCCGCCGCCGTCATCGCCCTCGCCATCGCAGCCCTCGGCTGGGTGGGCTGGACGACCGGGATCGAGTACCTGACGCGGGTCGACCCGGACTGGCCGCCCATTACTCCGTGGACCTGTCTGCTGCTGTCGGTGCTGACGGCCGCGATCCTGCTGCAGTCTGGTCGGCCCGGCCGGGTCCGCGTCTGGATCGCCCGCGGTGCAGCCGCCGCGGTGGGCGTCGCCTATCTCGTGTTTCTGGTGCAGAACGTGACGGGCCGGTCATGGGGCATCGACCAGGTGTGGTTCACCGAGACCCTGCGGCCGCTGGACATGCCATCGCCCGGGCGCCCCAGCTGGCAGGCCGCCGTGTCGGTACTGCCGCTGGCCACGGCTGCCGGCCTGATTCGACTTGACCGGCAATGGGTTTCGGCCGTGTGGGCAGCGTGCATCCTCGGTAGTGCCGTCATCCCGGTGGTGTCGATCGTTGCCTACCTGTTCGACGCGACAGCGCTGGTCTACGACGGCCCTTCGACCGGAATGGCGATGTTGACGGCGGTGGGCGCGCTCGCGCTCGTGGTCACGCTGTCGGCTGTGCGCCCGGACCGGCCTCCGCTGGCGTGGCTGCTCGAACGCCATGACCGCGCGGCGCTGGTGCGGCTCTACGGTCTGGCGATCGGGTTTCCGATCACCATGGCGCTGCTGCGGCTGATCTTCTTGGCCCTGGGCTGCGACGAGCGCTCGGCCTTCGCCCTCTCGGTGCTGCTGTGCACGATCATCACCATGGTCGTCGGGTTCCGGCTGCGCCGCGGCGAGCAGGATCCACTGATCAGGAGTGAGCAGCTGGCACAGGAGCGCGCCGAGGCCGAGAAGCGCTACCGGATCCTGGCCGACAACGCCGTCGACGTCATCGTGCATCTGCGGGCTGGTGCGGTCGAATGGGTGTCCCCGTCAGTGCACGCCGCGCTGGGATACCGGGAGGACGACTGGGTCGGGCTGGATCTGCGGAGCCAGATTCATCCCGACGACCTCGCGGAGGTCGTGGCGGTGGTACGGGAGGTCGCTCAAGGCAATGCCGCCGCGCAGCGGCTGCGATTCCGCACCGCCGACGGCGACTACCGCTGGGTCGACGCTCACGCCAAGCCCTACGTCGACGCCGACGGGGGGACCGACGGCGTGATCGCGTCCCTTCGGATCGTGGACGACCGCGTCAAGGTGGAGCAGCAGCTGGAGCGCCTGGCCCGGTTCGACGCCCTCACCGGTCTGGCCACTCGCGGTGAGGCGATCAACCAACTGGCGGCGGCATTGCGGCATCCCCCGGCTGTCGAAACGCACCTGGGCGTGCTGTTCTGCGACGTCGACCGCTTCAAGAGCATCAACGACACGTGGGGACACGGCGTCGGCGACACCGTGTTGTCGACGTTGGCGGCACGGATCCGCCATTGTGTGCGCCACGGTGACACCGTCGGGCGTACGGGCGGTGACGAAATCCTCGTGGTGCTGCCCGGGCTCAGCGGTCTCGATCAGCTGCTGGAGATCAGTGAGACGATTCGCGCACAAGCCGCCGAGCCGATCGCGGAGAATGGCGAGACAATCCGCGCCACGCTGAGTATCGGTGCCACCCTTGCCATTCCGGGTGAAACAGTCACGGCGGTAATGGCGCGGGCCGATGCCGCGATGTATCAGGCCAAGGCCGGTGACCGCAACACCGTAGTGCTGATGGAACCCGAGGAAAGCTTCTGA